A genome region from Etheostoma cragini isolate CJK2018 chromosome 4, CSU_Ecrag_1.0, whole genome shotgun sequence includes the following:
- the rab22a gene encoding ras-related protein Rab-22A has translation MALRELKVCLLGDTGVGKSSIVWRFVEDSFDPNINPTIGASFMTKTVQYQNELHKFLIWDTAGQERFRALAPMYYRGSAAAIIVYDITKEESFQTLKNWVKELRQHGPPNIVVAIAGNKCDLTDAREVPEKDAKDYADSIHAIFVETSAKNAININEVFIEISKRIPVVDAAGGTSGKAFKLGRQASESRRTCC, from the exons ATGGCGCTCAGAGAGTTAAAAGTCTGTCTCCTGGGG GATACTGGCGTTGGAAAGTCGAGTATTGTTTGGAGATTTGTGGAGGACAGCTTTGACCCAAATATCAACCCAACAATTGG GGCATCCTTCATGACCAAGACAGTGCAATACCAAAACGAGCTGCATAAGTTCCTGATCTGGGACACGGCAGGACAAGAGCGG TTTCGTGCTCTGGCACCAATGTACTACAGAGGGTCAGCGGCGGCCATCATTGTTTACGATATTACGAAGGAG GAATCCTTCCAAACACTGAAGAACTGGGTGAAGGAGTTGCGCCAGCACGGTCCTCCTAATATAGTGGTCGCCATAGCTGGCAACAAATGTGACTTGACAGACGCCAG GGAAGTGCCAGAGAAGGATGCCAAGGACTACGCTGACTCCATCCATGCCATCTTTGTAGAAACCAGTGCCAAGAATGCCATTAACATCAACGAGGTGTTTATAGAGATAA GTAAACGCATTCCTGTTGTCGATGCAGCAGGTGGAACTTCAGGAAAAGCTTTCAAACTGGGACGTCAGGCGTCAGAGTCTCGCAGAACGTGCTGCTGA
- the ppp4r1l gene encoding serine/threonine-protein phosphatase 4 regulatory subunit 1 isoform X1 — protein MAGLSLYFEDGHDDLDDFGFDDYGSECDGIRITAFLDAGQDNLTPLGRLEKYAFSENVFNRQIVARGLLDVLREFSDNENDFISVMETVARMSEDGEPTVRAELMEQVPNIAMFLHESRPNFPAAFSRYLVPIVVGYLTDPNNQVRKTSQAALLVLLEQGLISKPDMETKVCPVLLELTEPSGDDDYKIEAVAIMCKVVTMLSKDTVEHLLLPRFCDLCSDARLFQVRKVCAANFGEFCSIVGQEATEKLLMPKFFDLCSDSLWGIRKACAECFMMVSNSTSPEVRRAKLSPLFISLISDQSRWVRQAAFQSLGRFISTFANPSSTGFHFREDGALLEVPRCTLDSDCSLNSLNCSDISGCHTGRTIAHTPPNKDGRATPSPEHVSTADSDEMHNFEIHTSVPREMRGGFIRTFSNSNTNPTTTNNAKNAKDTEQTDENFNSFNYWRSPLPDISGELEMLNCQKSEEVIEEEEKEELDCPNSKPSPGKATSDQIQKVLDCLQPHMDDPDVQAQVQVLSAALKAAQLDSPEDDSPTDDGLTEPEPQEQPEDNINSVSVESKSVEVQSESEESPTEEEQTIETSPASESSPVQEQGDEETQTEPLEDQEESPPDSPVLQSELIESVEEDGKGDSAHSPVFEDKPKIQNVIPQQLLDQYLSMTDPARAQTVDTEIAKHCAFSLPGVALTLGRQNWHCLKDTYETLATDVQWKVRRTLAFSIHELAVILGDQLTAADLVPIFNGFLKDLDEVRIGVLKHLYDFLKLLHADKRREYLYQLQEFMVTDNSRNWRFRYELAEQLILIIELYSHNDVFDYLRQIALTLCSDKVSEVRWISYKLVVEILQKLYACGADDLGLNFINELTVRFCHCPKWVGRQAFAFICQAIVEEDCMPMEQFGQHLLPSLLSLSSDPVANVRVLVAKALRQSVMEKAYFKEPCCAYSDELEETVMALQSDKDRDVRFFASLDPNKGLMDTAPLI, from the exons ATGGCAG GTCTATCTTTATACTTTGAAGATGGCCATGATGATCTGGATGATT TCGGATTTGATGACTATGGTTCAGAGTGCGACGGAATCCGCATCACAGCCTTTCTCGATGCAGGACAAGACAACCTTACTCCTCTTGGGAGGCTAGAGAAgtatgccttcagtgagaatgtCTTCAACAG GCAGATCGTGGCCCGTGGCCTGCTTGATGTGCTTCGAGAATTCAGTGACAATGAAAATGACTTTATCAGTGTCATGGAGACAGTTGCCAGAATGTCAGAAGATGGAG AGCCCACAGTGCGAGCTGAACTGATGGAGCAGGTCCCTAACATTGCAATGTTCTTACACGAGAGCCGGCCCAACTTTCCAGCAGCTTTCTCAAGATACTTGGTCCCGATTGTAGTCGGATATCTCACTGATCCAAATAACCAG GTGCGGAAGACCAGCCAGGCAGCACTGCTGGTCCTGTTGGAGCAAGGCCTCATCTCTAAACCTGATATGGAGACCAAAGTTTGTCCAGTTCTGCTCGAACTCACAGAACCCAGTGGTGACGATGACTACAAAATCGAAGCAGTTGCT ATCATGTGTAAAGTTGTCACCATGTTGAGCAAAGACACGGTGGAACATCTACTACTGCCACGCTTCTGTGACCTGTGCAGTGATGCAAGACTCTTTCAAGTCCGGAAG GTCTGTGCCGCTAATTTTGGAGAGTTTTGTTCTATTGTGGGTCAGGAGGCCACAGAAAAACTACTG atgccCAAGTTCTTTGATTTATGCTCAGACAGTCTGTGGGGCATCAGGAAAGCCTGTGCTGAGTGCTTCATGATGGTCTCCAATTCTACCTCTCCAGAGGTGCGACGTGCAAAATTGTCCCCCCTGTTCATCAGCCTCATCAGTGACCAGTCTCGCTGG GTGCGACAGGCTGCCTTTCAGTCTTTAGGACGCTTCATCTCCACCTTTGCCAATCCCTCAAGTACAGGCTTCCACTTTAGAGAGGATGGCGCCCTACTAGAGGTCCCCCGGTGTACATTGGACAG CGACTGCTCCCTAAACTCTCTGAACTGCTCCGACATTAGTGGCTGCCACACAGGAAGAACCATCGCTCACACACCTCCCAACAAGGACGGCCGTGCCACACCGTCCCCAGAGCACGTGTCAACAGCTGACAGTGACGAAATGCACAACTTTGAAATCCACACTTCTGTTCCCAGAGAGATGCGTGGCGGCTTCATCCGCACATTCTCAAACAGCAACACTAACCCTACAACTACAAACAACGCTAAGAACGCAaaagacacagagcagacagaTGAGAACTTTAATTCTTTCAATTATTGGAGATCTCCTTTACCAGACATCAGTGGGGAGCTGGAGATGCTAAATTGTCAAAAATCAGAGGAAGTcatagaggaagaggagaaagaggaactTGATTGTCCTAATTCCAAGCCCAGCCCTGGCAAAGCCACCAGTGACCAGATCCAGAAAGTCTTGGACTGTTTGCAACCGCACATGGATGACCCTGATGTACAAG CTCAAGTCCAGGTGTTGTCAGCGGCTCTAAAGGCAGCCCAGCTCGACAGCCCAGAAGATGACAGCCCGACAGATGACGGCCTGACTGAACCCGAGCCACAAGAGCAGCCTGAGGACAACATCAACAGCGTGTCTGTGGAGAGCAAATCTGTGGAGGTTCAGTCTGAGAGTGAAGAGAGTCCCACAGAAGAGGAGCAAACGATAGAAACTTCTCCAGCCTCGGAGTCAAGCCCTGTCCAGGAGCAAGGGGACGAAGAGACGCAGACAGAGCCCCTGGAGGACCAGGAAGAGTCTCCTCCTGACTCCCCTGTTTTA CAGTCTGAACTAATTGAGAGTGTGGAGGAGGATGGAAAGGGAGACTCTGCTCACAGCCCAGTGTTTGAGGATAAACCCAAAATCCAG AATGTCATCCCCCAGCAGCTGTTGGATCAGTACCTTTCTATGACTGACCCGGCTCGGGCCCAGACAGTGGATACAGAGATAGCCAAACACTGCGCCTTCAGCTTGCCGGGGGTAGCGCTCACTCTGGGACGACAGAACTGGCACTGCCTCAAGGATACATATGAAACCCTCGCTACTGATGTGCAG TGGAAGGTGCGGCGTACGCTGGCTTTCTCCATCCACGAGCTGGCAGTTATCCTGGGAGACCAGCTGACAGCAGCTGATCTGGTGCCTATCTTCAATGGTTTCCTCAAAGACTTGGACGAGGTCCGCATTGGCGTGCTCAAACACCTCTACGACTTCCTCAAA CTGCTGCACGCAGACAAGAGGAGAGAATACCTGTACCAGCTGCAGGAATTCATGGTGACGGACAACAGCCGGAACTGGAGATTCAGATATGAGCTGGCAGA GCAGTTGATCTTGATCATAGAGTTGTACAGCCACAATGAcgtgtttgactacctcagacAGATAGCCCTCACACTCTGCTCGGACAAAGTCTCAGAAGTCAGGTGGATCTCATACAAACTG GTTGTAGAGATCCTTCAGAAGCTGTATGCATGTGGGGCCGATGATCTGGGCCTGAACTTCATCAATGAGCTCACCGTCAGGTTCTGCCACTGTCCCAAGTGGGTGGGACGGCAGGCCTTTGCCTTCATCTGCCAG GCCATAGTGGAGGAGGACTGCATGCCCATGGAGCAGTTTGGCCAGCACCTCCTGCCCAGTCTGCTCAGCCTCTCCTCAGACCCGGTGGCCAATGTCCGCGTACTGGTGGCCAAGGCTCTACGACAGAGTGTCATGGAGAAAG CTTACTTCAAGGAGCCCTGCTGTGCCTATTCTGACGAGCTGGAAGAGACTGTGATGGCTCTGCAGTCCGACAAAGACCGGGACGTCCGCTTCTTTGCCAGCCTGGACCCCAATAAAGGCTTGATGGACACAGCTCCCTTGATTTAG
- the ppp4r1l gene encoding serine/threonine-protein phosphatase 4 regulatory subunit 1 isoform X2, whose protein sequence is MAGLSLYFEDGHDDLDDFGFDDYGSECDGIRITAFLDAGQDNLTPLGRLEKYAFSENVFNRQIVARGLLDVLREFSDNENDFISVMETVARMSEDGEPTVRAELMEQVPNIAMFLHESRPNFPAAFSRYLVPIVVGYLTDPNNQVRKTSQAALLVLLEQGLISKPDMETKVCPVLLELTEPSGDDDYKIEAVAIMCKVVTMLSKDTVEHLLLPRFCDLCSDARLFQVRKVCAANFGEFCSIVGQEATEKLLMPKFFDLCSDSLWGIRKACAECFMMVSNSTSPEVRRAKLSPLFISLISDQSRWVRQAAFQSLGRFISTFANPSSTGFHFREDGALLEVPRCTLDSGCHTGRTIAHTPPNKDGRATPSPEHVSTADSDEMHNFEIHTSVPREMRGGFIRTFSNSNTNPTTTNNAKNAKDTEQTDENFNSFNYWRSPLPDISGELEMLNCQKSEEVIEEEEKEELDCPNSKPSPGKATSDQIQKVLDCLQPHMDDPDVQAQVQVLSAALKAAQLDSPEDDSPTDDGLTEPEPQEQPEDNINSVSVESKSVEVQSESEESPTEEEQTIETSPASESSPVQEQGDEETQTEPLEDQEESPPDSPVLQSELIESVEEDGKGDSAHSPVFEDKPKIQNVIPQQLLDQYLSMTDPARAQTVDTEIAKHCAFSLPGVALTLGRQNWHCLKDTYETLATDVQWKVRRTLAFSIHELAVILGDQLTAADLVPIFNGFLKDLDEVRIGVLKHLYDFLKLLHADKRREYLYQLQEFMVTDNSRNWRFRYELAEQLILIIELYSHNDVFDYLRQIALTLCSDKVSEVRWISYKLVVEILQKLYACGADDLGLNFINELTVRFCHCPKWVGRQAFAFICQAIVEEDCMPMEQFGQHLLPSLLSLSSDPVANVRVLVAKALRQSVMEKAYFKEPCCAYSDELEETVMALQSDKDRDVRFFASLDPNKGLMDTAPLI, encoded by the exons ATGGCAG GTCTATCTTTATACTTTGAAGATGGCCATGATGATCTGGATGATT TCGGATTTGATGACTATGGTTCAGAGTGCGACGGAATCCGCATCACAGCCTTTCTCGATGCAGGACAAGACAACCTTACTCCTCTTGGGAGGCTAGAGAAgtatgccttcagtgagaatgtCTTCAACAG GCAGATCGTGGCCCGTGGCCTGCTTGATGTGCTTCGAGAATTCAGTGACAATGAAAATGACTTTATCAGTGTCATGGAGACAGTTGCCAGAATGTCAGAAGATGGAG AGCCCACAGTGCGAGCTGAACTGATGGAGCAGGTCCCTAACATTGCAATGTTCTTACACGAGAGCCGGCCCAACTTTCCAGCAGCTTTCTCAAGATACTTGGTCCCGATTGTAGTCGGATATCTCACTGATCCAAATAACCAG GTGCGGAAGACCAGCCAGGCAGCACTGCTGGTCCTGTTGGAGCAAGGCCTCATCTCTAAACCTGATATGGAGACCAAAGTTTGTCCAGTTCTGCTCGAACTCACAGAACCCAGTGGTGACGATGACTACAAAATCGAAGCAGTTGCT ATCATGTGTAAAGTTGTCACCATGTTGAGCAAAGACACGGTGGAACATCTACTACTGCCACGCTTCTGTGACCTGTGCAGTGATGCAAGACTCTTTCAAGTCCGGAAG GTCTGTGCCGCTAATTTTGGAGAGTTTTGTTCTATTGTGGGTCAGGAGGCCACAGAAAAACTACTG atgccCAAGTTCTTTGATTTATGCTCAGACAGTCTGTGGGGCATCAGGAAAGCCTGTGCTGAGTGCTTCATGATGGTCTCCAATTCTACCTCTCCAGAGGTGCGACGTGCAAAATTGTCCCCCCTGTTCATCAGCCTCATCAGTGACCAGTCTCGCTGG GTGCGACAGGCTGCCTTTCAGTCTTTAGGACGCTTCATCTCCACCTTTGCCAATCCCTCAAGTACAGGCTTCCACTTTAGAGAGGATGGCGCCCTACTAGAGGTCCCCCGGTGTACATTGGACAG TGGCTGCCACACAGGAAGAACCATCGCTCACACACCTCCCAACAAGGACGGCCGTGCCACACCGTCCCCAGAGCACGTGTCAACAGCTGACAGTGACGAAATGCACAACTTTGAAATCCACACTTCTGTTCCCAGAGAGATGCGTGGCGGCTTCATCCGCACATTCTCAAACAGCAACACTAACCCTACAACTACAAACAACGCTAAGAACGCAaaagacacagagcagacagaTGAGAACTTTAATTCTTTCAATTATTGGAGATCTCCTTTACCAGACATCAGTGGGGAGCTGGAGATGCTAAATTGTCAAAAATCAGAGGAAGTcatagaggaagaggagaaagaggaactTGATTGTCCTAATTCCAAGCCCAGCCCTGGCAAAGCCACCAGTGACCAGATCCAGAAAGTCTTGGACTGTTTGCAACCGCACATGGATGACCCTGATGTACAAG CTCAAGTCCAGGTGTTGTCAGCGGCTCTAAAGGCAGCCCAGCTCGACAGCCCAGAAGATGACAGCCCGACAGATGACGGCCTGACTGAACCCGAGCCACAAGAGCAGCCTGAGGACAACATCAACAGCGTGTCTGTGGAGAGCAAATCTGTGGAGGTTCAGTCTGAGAGTGAAGAGAGTCCCACAGAAGAGGAGCAAACGATAGAAACTTCTCCAGCCTCGGAGTCAAGCCCTGTCCAGGAGCAAGGGGACGAAGAGACGCAGACAGAGCCCCTGGAGGACCAGGAAGAGTCTCCTCCTGACTCCCCTGTTTTA CAGTCTGAACTAATTGAGAGTGTGGAGGAGGATGGAAAGGGAGACTCTGCTCACAGCCCAGTGTTTGAGGATAAACCCAAAATCCAG AATGTCATCCCCCAGCAGCTGTTGGATCAGTACCTTTCTATGACTGACCCGGCTCGGGCCCAGACAGTGGATACAGAGATAGCCAAACACTGCGCCTTCAGCTTGCCGGGGGTAGCGCTCACTCTGGGACGACAGAACTGGCACTGCCTCAAGGATACATATGAAACCCTCGCTACTGATGTGCAG TGGAAGGTGCGGCGTACGCTGGCTTTCTCCATCCACGAGCTGGCAGTTATCCTGGGAGACCAGCTGACAGCAGCTGATCTGGTGCCTATCTTCAATGGTTTCCTCAAAGACTTGGACGAGGTCCGCATTGGCGTGCTCAAACACCTCTACGACTTCCTCAAA CTGCTGCACGCAGACAAGAGGAGAGAATACCTGTACCAGCTGCAGGAATTCATGGTGACGGACAACAGCCGGAACTGGAGATTCAGATATGAGCTGGCAGA GCAGTTGATCTTGATCATAGAGTTGTACAGCCACAATGAcgtgtttgactacctcagacAGATAGCCCTCACACTCTGCTCGGACAAAGTCTCAGAAGTCAGGTGGATCTCATACAAACTG GTTGTAGAGATCCTTCAGAAGCTGTATGCATGTGGGGCCGATGATCTGGGCCTGAACTTCATCAATGAGCTCACCGTCAGGTTCTGCCACTGTCCCAAGTGGGTGGGACGGCAGGCCTTTGCCTTCATCTGCCAG GCCATAGTGGAGGAGGACTGCATGCCCATGGAGCAGTTTGGCCAGCACCTCCTGCCCAGTCTGCTCAGCCTCTCCTCAGACCCGGTGGCCAATGTCCGCGTACTGGTGGCCAAGGCTCTACGACAGAGTGTCATGGAGAAAG CTTACTTCAAGGAGCCCTGCTGTGCCTATTCTGACGAGCTGGAAGAGACTGTGATGGCTCTGCAGTCCGACAAAGACCGGGACGTCCGCTTCTTTGCCAGCCTGGACCCCAATAAAGGCTTGATGGACACAGCTCCCTTGATTTAG